A portion of the Natronococcus sp. AD-5 genome contains these proteins:
- a CDS encoding CPBP family intramembrane glutamic endopeptidase: protein MADWTAFAAITGVVLALLLVLSTLTQSAFGGVDLDADSGTDAASGSDGDSAVDSTPESDGVDLESPAPGESDPANGLADAIGGREPDTDDRSAESPVREQPHAGDRSVDPESLTTGMVLANVAASQGLFAFVLLGAVLYTGIPVDALGIEFSRSYLETGLLLGTAFGLVLYVANELGAATATRFGFDHDEKLRELLAPESTRGWLVLLGVVLPIIAVFEELLFRAALIGAFSAGFEISPWLLAVVSSVAFAAGHGVQGSVGIVVTGLLGFVLATLFIVTESLLVVVIAHYFVNAFEFVVHEGLEFEWAETLES, encoded by the coding sequence ATGGCTGATTGGACGGCGTTCGCCGCCATTACGGGCGTCGTCCTCGCGTTGCTGCTCGTTCTCTCTACGCTCACCCAGTCCGCGTTCGGAGGCGTGGATCTCGACGCCGATTCCGGTACCGACGCCGCGTCCGGAAGCGACGGCGATTCCGCGGTCGATTCGACGCCGGAGAGCGACGGCGTCGACCTCGAGTCGCCGGCCCCCGGCGAATCCGATCCGGCGAACGGGTTGGCCGACGCGATCGGCGGCCGCGAGCCGGATACCGACGACCGGAGCGCCGAATCACCGGTTCGCGAGCAACCGCACGCCGGCGACCGGAGCGTCGATCCGGAGTCGCTGACGACGGGGATGGTGCTCGCGAACGTCGCGGCGTCGCAGGGGCTGTTCGCGTTCGTGTTGCTCGGCGCCGTGCTCTACACCGGGATCCCGGTCGACGCCCTGGGGATCGAGTTCTCGCGGTCGTACCTCGAGACGGGCCTGCTTCTCGGCACCGCGTTCGGTCTCGTGCTCTACGTCGCGAACGAACTCGGCGCCGCGACTGCGACGCGGTTCGGCTTCGACCACGACGAAAAGCTTCGAGAGCTGCTCGCGCCGGAGTCGACCCGGGGCTGGCTCGTCCTGTTAGGGGTCGTGCTCCCGATCATCGCGGTCTTCGAGGAACTGCTCTTTCGGGCGGCGCTGATCGGCGCGTTTTCCGCCGGGTTCGAGATCTCACCGTGGCTGTTGGCCGTCGTCTCGTCGGTCGCGTTCGCGGCCGGCCACGGGGTGCAAGGAAGCGTCGGAATCGTGGTCACCGGCCTCCTCGGGTTCGTCCTCGCGACCCTCTTCATCGTCACCGAGAGCTTGCTGGTGGTCGTGATCGCCCACTACTTCGTCAACGCCTTCGAGTTCGTCGTCCACGAGGGACTCGAGTTCGAGTGGGCGGAAACCCTCGAAAGCTAA